The following DNA comes from Rhodopseudomonas boonkerdii.
TGCTGAACGTCATCTCCGCCGATGCGGTGGTGAGCGCCGCGTTGCGCGCGGGCGCGGCGCCGTTCACCACAAAGCTCGCGCCGGGCAACGACTGGAACGTGGCGGCGACGCTGCGGTCGCTGTTGTAGTCATGCGCCCAGGCGGCACGGCCGCGCAGGGTCAGGATCGCATCACCGACAGCAAAGGACTTGTCGCTGCGGATGCCGAGCTCCGATCGCGTCGATGTGGCGGTCCTGGCGGCGTAGGCCAGCGCAAACATATTGCCGCCGGCATTGGCGGTTTCCGCATAGGACGGCAGATCGAAGGCTACGACCTGGGCGGCGGCATAGGGCGTGATGCCGACACCATCGACCCACGGCATCACCCAGCGATTGCCGACCTCGACACGGCCGGAATAGGCGTTGGCGTTGAACTGGGCGCGAAGCTGGTCGATGCCGGCGATGGTGACCGTGCGATCGGTGGTGATATCCTGCCAGCCATAGGCGGCGGCGGCCGTGATGTAGGTCGAGCCCACGGTATGGCGAACAAACACGCCGGCCTGGAACAGGTCGGATCGTCCGCGGCCGCCATTCGCGACGCTGAAATTCGTGCCGCCGCCGGCGAGGGCAAAACCGGCAAGCGTCGTCGGAGAAAACCAGTAATCCGCACTGTTCAGCTCGAAACTGCTCTCATCCGCTCTCGTGACACCGTCTCACCACACGTAGCGCACGACGCCCTTGCCGGCATAGCTGGTGATGGCGTCGGAGAACGTGCCTTCGGAAACAGCTATTTTGCGACTGCCTCCGTTCCCGAGCCGACGCGCGCAACAAGAGCATCGGCGCGCTGTCTGATATTGCCGGAAAATTTTTCGCCGCTGCCGAGCCGGCTTTTCACGCTCGCAGCCAGCTTGACCGCCTCAGCCGCATGACCGAGCGCATGTTCGGTCTCGGCCAGCGCGATCTGAAACCTGATATTGTCGGGCTGTGCCTCGAACGCCTTCCGCAGCGGCCCGATGGCTTCATAGTTGCGGCCCTGACGCTGCAGGTCTTCGCCATAATCGAGCTGCAGCATGGCGCTGCTCGGAACGACGGCGACGCCGGTCAGCAGCGCCTCGCTCGCTTCCTTGTCCCGCCTGGCTTCGCGGAAGACCGCCGCCAAGCGGCGATAGGCGACGATGCTTCGCGCGTTCTTGCTCAGCGCGGTCCGGTGAGCATCGATCGCTTCATCCTTGCGGCCCATCGCATTCAGCACGATGCCGAGGGAATTGTAGCTGTTGTCGGACTGCGGCGCGCGCTCGACGCCGCGCCGCACCGCCTCGAGCGCGTCCTCCGGCTTCTTCTGCGCCAGCAGCACAAATGCTCTGGTGTATTCGGCGGCGACGAAGTCCGGGTCCATGGCCCGCGCGCTCTCCGTCGCCTGCATCGCTTCGGCGACCTGGCCGCGGCTGAGATAAATATAGGTCCGCAGGTTCAGTGCATATTTTTCCGCATCCTTGTGGCCGCCGGCCAGGGCGACGGCGGTCAGACGCATGGCGCTTTCCTCGTCGCCATATTCACGAAAATAGATGCCCGCTGCGATCTCGGGATCGATATGCTCCAGCAGATTGAGCGCGGCTTTCCTGAACAGGTTTTCGGCCCCCGCCGCCGTTTCAACATCGATCAGACCTTCACGGCCGGGCGTCTGGCGCAGACGGAGTCTCAGCAGCTCCTTGCCATCCTCGTTGCGGGTGGTGATCTCGCCGGAGATCTGAACGATCTTCTTTCCCAACACCTTCTGGATCAGCGACTGAAACGACTTCAGGTCGATGTTTCCAGCCGGCGTTTCGATGGACGACAGCGCATCGATCAATTGCGTGTCGCCAAGCGCGGTTTTGGGTTTCGCGGCGTTGGAGTTCCGGTTCAGCGTGGCGATTTCGTCGAGCAGCCGCTGCGTTGCGGTTTCCGCCGTATAACCCGCCGCTTCGAGCGATTGCGGCACCCGCAGCGCGGTCATCACGATGCCGTTCTCGATCATCGCCTTGGAAACGACGATCACCGTCAGGACGATCGGCACGACGGTGACGAGGACGACGGCCAGCCCCTTGGCAAACATCGCAAGCTCGGCAACCGTCCGATCCCGGATCTGTGCGGCCAGATAATCCCGGGTGCGCACATGAAGACGGCGCTTCGCGACCGCGCCCGAGACATTACCCGAGACAGCGCCGGTCGCACGGGGCTGCGCGTATTGAACCGGTTCTGACGACATCCCGGACATCCCAAGCGGACAGCAACGATAGGCATGCAGGGCCCGCCGTAACACAAGCCGGGGCGGGCCCCCTCTGAAAAATTGCAGCGAGAAATGCGCGGGCAAGATCGCCGCCCGTCCGAATTACCGGACCGAACTGGCGAGCTGCGCCGCGACCCTTTGATGACCGGCAACGCTGAGGTGGATGTGGTCGCTCTGGGCCATGCCCGACTGCAGCGCCGCCTTCACGTAGCCATCGGCCTGAATCGTCTTGATGCCGCGCGCCCGCAATTGCTGTTGAATGCTGGCGATGTTGGCCTGCCGCTGCGCCGGCGAGATCCCGCGGCGGTTGTCATTGCCGCCGAACTGCAGGATCACGACCTTGGTGCCTTCCGGCACGGCGCTCGACAGCCGCGACAGCATGCCGGCCGTGGTATCGCCGGACACGCCGGCATTGCTGACCGTGGTGCGCGAGCCCTTCGCTTGCAGGATTCCCTGCAACTGAGCCGGATAGGCCGCCGACGATCCGACACCCAGGCCTTCGGTATTGCTGGCGCCGAGCGCGACGACCTGCGCCGACGCCGTATGCGAAGCCATGCTCGCCATCAGCGTCGCAACAAGTATGGCCGTTTTCAGTGACATCATGGTTCCCTCTCTATGCTCCGATCAGGGGCGGCGTTGCGCACCGGACCATCGGTGACGCCGCCCACTGACACGCACAGGAAGGCACGGGACGACGCCGGTTTCGTCCCCCAATTGGGTGAGCATGCGTGACGATCGCGAGCCGAAAGGCGCGAAATGCGATCGAGCGCAGGCACGACGGAATATTCCGATGTGCGGAGGGCACGACCGGCGACCGCCGCCGCAGAGATATTTGGACAGCAGAAACAGCAGGGCTTGATGGCAACGCGGACGATGCTTCGCCCATCCGCTCTTTAGAGTCTGTCTCATAAAGCGGTCGAGGTGGTTTTCGGCTGCTTTGGTTCGGAATAATGCCCGTTCAGCTCAGTATCTCGCTTTTCCACCCCTCATCCTGAGGAGCCGCGTAGCGGCGTCTCCCAGCGAATGGCGTAGCCATTCGCAAGGGATGGCCGAAAGGCTCCGAGCCAAGCCATCTCATGGTTCGAGACGGCGCTGTCAGCGGCGCAATTGCGCCGCTAGGCCTCCTCACCTCAGCCTGAACGCAGCTGCGTTCAGGCGGGAGGGACAGAGTTTGTTGCGTTCCGCCTGGGCGACCAACAGGGCCAAACTACGGACCACATTTCCAGTCAGGCTCTTACGTCAAGCGCGCTTTCCCCCCAGCGATATGAAAGCCATGAGGCAAGGCTCTTCCAACGGATTACGCCAGCGATGGCGGGTGCCGTTCTGCACGACACAGTCGCCCTGACGCAGATGGACTTTCTGTCCATCGTCCAGCTCCAGCGTCATCTCGCCACGCACCACGATCCCGTAATCGATCGTATCCGACGTGTGCATGCCCGGGACGTCGCGTTCGAAATGATCGCCCATCCCCGGAACCTTCTCCGACAATTCGCGCAATCCGCTTTCCATGGTGACGCCCGGCGGCGGCTTCCAGCCTTCGGGCCGTTTCGGCGGATAGGAGATCAGGCGAAACAACGTGCCGCCCGGGCCGGGAAAGGCCTTGGTCCCCGCCAGCATCGGGTCCGGCTCGCGGCCGGTCAGTTGCGGCACGCCCTCGGTCATATAGAGCTCGTAGAATGTCAGGCCGGGATTGGCATCGATCTCCACCACCTGCGCGCCATCGAACGACTTGAGCACCGACTTGCCATTCTCGTCGCGGCCCGTCACGACGCGCCTGGGCGCCGGATTGCCCGCTCCTTTCGCCTGTGTGGATGGCGATGTCCCCATCATGGAACTGCCGACGAACAGCGCGGACAACACCTGCAACAGCTGACGCCCGTGACGGCATCGGGACACGAATCGGCGTGCGGCCCGATGGTGCATCCCGGCCGCCGGCGTTGAAAGAGCTTGTTCATCGACGGTTCCTTCTGCTCGGTTGTTTCGTGATCGTGACTGGAATGCTCCGCGCTGCCCCTCAAGCCGGGACGATGGCAATGTAGGGGATACAGGCGACAATGACGGCCATCTGGACCGCGTTGCCCAGCATGCCACCCCAATGCAATCGCCGCAGTTCGCGCGCCGCATTGGGATCGCCGGCGGCGCCGTCACG
Coding sequences within:
- a CDS encoding tetratricopeptide repeat protein, whose protein sequence is MSSEPVQYAQPRATGAVSGNVSGAVAKRRLHVRTRDYLAAQIRDRTVAELAMFAKGLAVVLVTVVPIVLTVIVVSKAMIENGIVMTALRVPQSLEAAGYTAETATQRLLDEIATLNRNSNAAKPKTALGDTQLIDALSSIETPAGNIDLKSFQSLIQKVLGKKIVQISGEITTRNEDGKELLRLRLRQTPGREGLIDVETAAGAENLFRKAALNLLEHIDPEIAAGIYFREYGDEESAMRLTAVALAGGHKDAEKYALNLRTYIYLSRGQVAEAMQATESARAMDPDFVAAEYTRAFVLLAQKKPEDALEAVRRGVERAPQSDNSYNSLGIVLNAMGRKDEAIDAHRTALSKNARSIVAYRRLAAVFREARRDKEASEALLTGVAVVPSSAMLQLDYGEDLQRQGRNYEAIGPLRKAFEAQPDNIRFQIALAETEHALGHAAEAVKLAASVKSRLGSGEKFSGNIRQRADALVARVGSGTEAVAK
- a CDS encoding GDSL-type esterase/lipase family protein codes for the protein MMSLKTAILVATLMASMASHTASAQVVALGASNTEGLGVGSSAAYPAQLQGILQAKGSRTTVSNAGVSGDTTAGMLSRLSSAVPEGTKVVILQFGGNDNRRGISPAQRQANIASIQQQLRARGIKTIQADGYVKAALQSGMAQSDHIHLSVAGHQRVAAQLASSVR
- a CDS encoding cupin domain-containing protein → MLSALFVGSSMMGTSPSTQAKGAGNPAPRRVVTGRDENGKSVLKSFDGAQVVEIDANPGLTFYELYMTEGVPQLTGREPDPMLAGTKAFPGPGGTLFRLISYPPKRPEGWKPPPGVTMESGLRELSEKVPGMGDHFERDVPGMHTSDTIDYGIVVRGEMTLELDDGQKVHLRQGDCVVQNGTRHRWRNPLEEPCLMAFISLGGKRA